One part of the Lepeophtheirus salmonis chromosome 14, UVic_Lsal_1.4, whole genome shotgun sequence genome encodes these proteins:
- the LOC121129171 gene encoding uncharacterized protein, whose product MLKRMNWLLGGILFMVTQREFVDGTSPSFEDIPIIFSNNDDFVTATSGLTQLKQFFKSDVNCPLAIQEVIGSHTNISDGFINTFMDLKIFSKCGSQFCSNVHFQKPENCESCENLVDVSNVDCTYVSVVEEGFFAGGFTNIEAPHSDPIILNVAKKATKYLYGFFDTSNPCPLHLVEVIRAKQQAVMGFNYELEIQVETNGADFDCEHIIKNCENVRVHEPIAEFCPHEEPSCVVPVRLQDVDCIEVNTIFNETPIVGGFSVREIDEEIISIGKGVMDQIPNSFGLKNHCYLNFENVHRAQSQVVAGTNFIMDIEFSTHGIHCPTEHKICYNVKIFRPLPYQCQEDKCLSLTQSEDINCVPIDKKEASKSQLLGEEAAKFFYHFFDTNIACQVHVNDAQILKNVNDVYHMEFQLETRKSEEGCKSIKKNCKNVRVREIKPQLCPHNNPICIVPEQLDEVECSDA is encoded by the exons ATGCTCAAAAGGATGAATTGGCTGTTAGGAGGGATTTTGTTTATGGTAACCCAAAGAGAATTTG TCGATGGAACATCCCCTTCATTTGAGGatattccaattattttttccaacaacGATGATTTTGTAACTGCAACAAGTGGTTTGActcaattaaaacaattttttaaaagtgatgtGAACTGTCCCTTGGCTATCCAAGAAGTGATTGGCTCTCATACAAAT ATTTCTGATGgctttattaatacttttatggatttaaaaatattttctaaatgtggatctcaattttgttcaaatgttcattttcaaaaacCCGAAAACTGTGAAAGCTGTGAAAATTTAGTGGACGTGAGCAATGTTGATTGTACTTACGTATCCGTAG TGGAAGAAGGTTTCTTTGCCGGAGGATTTACGAACATTGAAGCCCCACATTCAGAtccaataatattaaatgttgctAAAAAAGCAACAAAATATCTATATGGTTTTTTCGATACTTCAAATCCATGTCCCCTTCATTTAGTGGAAGTTATTCGAGCCAAACAACAG gcAGTGATGGGGTTCAATTACGAACTTGAGATTCAAGTTGAAACAAATGGCGCGGATTTCGATTGTGagcatattattaaaaattgcgaAAATGTAAGGGTTCACGAACCCATTGCTGAATTTTGCCCCCATGAAGAACCGTCATGTGTAGTACCCGTTAGATTGCAGGATGTTGATTGTATTGAAGTGAATACAA tttttaatgAAACGCCCATTGTTGGTGGATTCTCCGTGAGAGAAATCGACGAGGAAATTATTTCAATAGGAAAGGGTGTTATGGATCAAATACCAAATTCTTTTGGATTGAAAAATCATTGCTATTTGAACTTTGAAAATGTTCATAGAGCCCAATCTCAAGTTGTTGCAGGAACAAATTTTATCATGGATATAGAATTTTCAACTCATGGAATTCACTGCCCAACAGAACACAAAATTTGttataatgtcaaaatatttagacCCTTACCATACCAATGTCAGGAAGATAAATGCCTTTCCTTGACTCAGTCTGAGGACATTAATTGTGTTCCAATAG ATAAGAAAGAAGCCAGTAAGAGTCAATTATTGGGTGAGGAGGCAGCTAAATtcttttatcacttttttgatacGAATATAGCATGCCAAGTACACGTAAATGATGCTCAAAtcctcaaaaat GTTAATGACGTCTATCATATGGAGTTTCAACTTGAAACGAGGAAGAGTGAAGAAGGTTGTAAGTCAATAAAGAAAAACTGCAAGAATGTTCGTGTTCGTGAAATAAAACCACAGTTATGTCCTCATAATAATCCTATTTGTATAGTACCAGAACAACTTGATGAAGTAGAATGCTCGGATgcataa
- the mip130 gene encoding protein lin-9 homolog encodes MSVRKEDRLNPLAFLGLKRVGVEEEEETEEDPSLSKQGGITLNRRGIPARKRKKNSLIYGTDDLVSIPIRSPRKRGPKNPKNEESKIVESVSGRKKKPTSTSSSPAPTPTKPEKKNGLFSPSPIKKLKFEDELTTPEKETAHRLGVALRNLLKLPKAHKWVCFEFFYSNIDKVLFHGENDFMVCLRESFPRLKTRRLTRVEWCKIRRMMGKPRRCSSAFFCEERAELARKRHKIRMLQQRKQTDITNIKDLPEDIPLQLTIGTRVTARLRTPQDGLFTGAVDAFDTSNNTYRITFDRLGLDTHSIPDYEVLSNEDPEMMSLSSFAAKVRTRPQSSQSPYPSPLKYGLNYSPTLGKDPLLSGSTPRGKVMRGHGHLGCYPVRFLERIVRLSKCLKIKREKVDNLRKLNSQGEKLKTYGEFVHEDFQRRYASNVIDLSNLNRDLNEHLKSIQEYAQQFGSAAAGPIISLPNMVREGCKEEAYDTVTKNNSSGDHAYVESPRILALVSSLTALMIQIKQLADGERNSFELQALHETINEIKGTIDSSNTSKYEDNVEVHIQHIQSGLSRLGNLHAFMLPQKVAKED; translated from the exons ATGAGTGTTCGTAAGGAGGACCGCTTAAATCCATTGGCCTTCTTGGGCTTGAAAAGAGTTGGAGTCGAAGAGGAAGAAGAGACAGAGGAGGACCCTTCACTCAGTAAACAAGGAGGGATCACTTTAAATCGACGGGGAATCCCTGCTCGAAAACGCAAAAAGAACTCTCTCATCTACGGAACGGATGATTTAGTCAGTATCCCCATTCGTTCCCCGCGGAAAAGAGGTCCCAAGAATCCGAAAAATGAAGAATCTAAA ATTGTCGAGTCCGTATCTGGACGAAAGAAAAAGCCGACTTCTACGTCTTCGTCTCCTGCTCCAACTCCTACTAAACCCGAGAAGAAGAATGGATTATTTTCGCCCTCCCCgattaaaaaactcaaatttgaaGATGAGCTCACAACGCCTGAAAAAGAGACCGCCCATCGATTGGGCGTTGCTCTAAGAAATCTTCTGAAATTGCCCAAAGCCCATAAATGGGTCTGCTTTGAATTTTTCTACTCCAACATCGATAAAGTTCTCTTTCATGGAGAAAATGACTTTATGGTCTGTTTGCGAGAATCCTTTCCCCGTCTGAAGACGAGGCGTTTGACGCGAGTGGAGTGGTGCAAAATACGGCGGATGATGGGGAAGCCACGACGATGCTCATCCGCCTTCTTTTGTGAGGAACGTGCGGAGTTGGCTCGTAAACGACATAAAATACGAATGCTGCAACAGCGCAAGCAAACTGacataacaaatattaaagatCTTCCAGAGGATATCCCCTTGCAATTGACGATTGGAACGCGTGTCACTGCGag ATTACGAACGCCTCAAGATGGCCTTTTTACTGGAGCAGTGGATGCATTTGATACGTCCAATAATACTTATCGCATTACCTTTGACAGATTAGGACTTGATACACATTCTATTCCTGATTATGAAGTTTTATCGAATGAAGACCCCGAGATGATGTCTCTCTCTAGTTTTGCGGCTAAAGTTAGAACAAGGCCCCAGTCATCACAATCCCCTTATCCATCACCGCTCAAATATGGATTAAATTATTCACCTACACTTGGAAAAGATCCTCTACTAAGTGGGAGTACACCAAGAGGAAAA GTTATGAGAGGTCATGGGCATTTAGGATGTTATCCTGTACGTTTTTTGGAACGGATTGTTCGTCTgagtaaatgtttaaaaataaaacgtgAAAAAGTGGATAACTTGAGGAAATTGAATAGTCAGGGAGAAAAACTCAAAACATATGGAGAATTTGTACACGAAGATTTCCAACGTCGATATGCTTCAAACGTTATAGACTTATCTAATCTGAACAGAGACCTTAATGAACACCTTAAGAGCATTCAAGAGTATGCTCAACAGTTTGGATCTGCTGCAGCTGGGCCGATAATATCTTTGCCAAATATGGTTCGAGAAGGCTGCAAAGAAGAAGCATATGATACCGTCACTAAGAATAACTCTTCAGGGGATCACGCGTACGTTGAAAGTCCTAGAATACTTGCTCTAGTCTCATCATTAACTGCGTTAATGATACAAATCAAGCAACTAGCTGATGGTGAACG aaattctttCGAACTTCAAGCTCTACACGAAACCATAAATGAGATTAAAGGAACTATTGATTCTTCAAATACTAGTAAATATGAAGATAACGTAGAAGTTCATATACAGCACATTCAATCTGGATTGTCACGATTAGGAAATCTTCACGCCTTTATGTTGCCTCAAAAGGTAGCTAAGGAGGACTAG